The following are from one region of the Salvia hispanica cultivar TCC Black 2014 chromosome 1, UniMelb_Shisp_WGS_1.0, whole genome shotgun sequence genome:
- the LOC125192498 gene encoding proline-rich receptor-like protein kinase PERK8 encodes MAFNPIPNINNIYRFTVPQIQHAIRNRHELGRGGFGVVYRGTIRRHGERTRAAAFKMVLRGDYFRQEVNVLDIVRSRYVINLLGVCEDLQTIVIEYAQNRTLSYHLRRPDSMTTFPWCTRIKVLLGLCRALTHVHVCGYIHRDVKSENVLLLNDFTPKLSDFGAAIMIDEEPHPIILSMGYTDPGYLNPDETENVKFHLDIYSLGVVILETLSGRPAFEIDRFGRAFRLDTWVRGLLPEEILHEDFRDLEQAPDVMIAALDGENTNIPEALKDCVIIARRCLNPDVAQRPNFIQIRDVLLACPRAANYARWRNAVGNA; translated from the coding sequence ATGGCCTTCAATCCCATCCcaaatattaacaatatttatcGATTCACTGTACCACAAATCCAGCACGCAATTCGCAATAGACACGAGCTTGGCCGCGGTGGCTTTGGGGTGGTCTACCGAGGGACCATCCGACGCCATGGAGAGAGGACCCGTGCAGCCGCCTTCAAAATGGTTTTGCGGGGTGACTATTTTCGACAAGAGGTTAACGTGCTCGATATTGTGCGAAGTCGGTATGTAATTAACCTTCTAGGCGTTTGTGAAGATTTGCAGACCATCGTGATTGAGTATGCTCAGAATCGAACTCTGAGTTACCATCTTCGGCGTCCAGACTCAATGACAACTTTCCCATGGTGTACACGGATCAAGGTCTTGCTTGGCCTTTGTAGAGCGCTGACTCACGTCCACGTGTGCGGCTACATTCATCGGGACGTCAAATCGGAGAATGTGTTGCTGCTGAACGATTTCACTCCTAAATTGAGTGATTTCGGGGCTGCAATAATGATCGATGAAGAGCCCCATCCGATTATTTTGTCCATGGGCTACACTGATCCTGGTTATTTGAATCCCGATGAGACTGAAAATGTTAAGTTTCATTTGGATATCTACTCGCTTGGAGTAGTTATCCTAGAAACGTTGAGTGGACGTCCTGCCTTTGAGATTGATCGCTTCGGAAGGGCATTCCGATTGGACACATGGGTTCGAGGGCTTTTGCCCGAAGAGATTCTACACGAAGATTTCAGAGACTTGGAGCAAGCGCCCGACGTGATGATTGCTGCACTGGATGGAGAGAACACAAACATCCCGGAGGCTCTAAAGGACTGTGTCATAATTGCGCGTCGGTGTTTGAATCCAGACGTGGCCCAACGCCCAAATTTTATTCAGATCCGCGATGTGCTCTTGGCCTGCCCGAGGGCCGCCAATTATGCAAGGTGGAGGAATGCTGTTGGCAATGCTTAG